Proteins encoded within one genomic window of Acidovorax sp. 107:
- a CDS encoding protein-disulfide reductase DsbD, protein MPSRLFHRLAATLFFIAASALWTSATAQLGTKTTGQGTSVVTTPYVRAELLAHAPQGVAPGQPLWLGLQITHQPEWHTYWKNPGDSGLPTDLAWTLPAGLDAGEIAWPLPKKIPIGTLANYGYEGTVLLPVPVTVASTYAPGPLAKDATIKLRASWLVCRKECIPEEGEFTLQLPIQSTTALNGDAFEAAAKAQPRSVLAGTNGIVPHSQAQIADGNLLQVSVQGLPVALRGKTLDLFPETAEVIDNAAGWKQAWNGSVWTAQIPLSAQRSASPSLMPVVLAEQAAAGHGAGPDTRTGYRAELKVLGTWPQGASAAAVSPALEAALKANAAQAGGAATSAAGSGASSLTLTAALLGALLGGLILNLMPCVFPVLAIKVVGFTQHAQDRRAHRVSGIAYTAGVVLSFIALGALMLGLRAAGEAVGWGFQLQSPAVVASLAALFTLIALNLAGVFEFGHFLPSSVASLQARHPVADSFLTGVLAVAVASPCTAPFMGASMGLTATLPAPQALAVFAALGLGLALPYLAASLVPAVARALPRPGAWMDTFRKLMAFPMLATVVWLVWVLGQQSGIDGAGALLILLVGLSLVVWALSLAGRARVWMATVSIAAMALLVWAFAPHVTNVSNAQAANTPSAQASATGWQPWAPGAADQIVASGRPVFVDFTAAWCVTCQYNKKTTLAHADVLADLQTKNVALLRADWTRRDPAITAALASLGRNGVPVYVFYRPGKPPVVLTEVLSVDEVRATIAQL, encoded by the coding sequence ATGCCTTCACGCCTGTTCCACCGCCTTGCAGCCACTCTCTTTTTTATAGCTGCCAGCGCTTTATGGACTAGCGCTACCGCCCAATTGGGCACCAAAACGACCGGCCAGGGCACCAGCGTGGTCACCACGCCCTATGTGCGGGCCGAGCTGCTGGCCCATGCGCCCCAGGGCGTGGCCCCCGGCCAGCCGCTGTGGCTGGGCCTGCAGATCACCCACCAGCCGGAGTGGCACACCTACTGGAAGAACCCCGGCGACTCCGGCCTGCCCACCGACCTGGCCTGGACGCTGCCCGCAGGCCTGGACGCAGGCGAAATCGCCTGGCCGCTGCCCAAGAAGATCCCCATCGGCACGCTGGCCAACTATGGCTACGAAGGCACGGTACTGCTGCCCGTGCCCGTGACGGTGGCCAGCACCTATGCCCCCGGGCCGCTGGCCAAAGATGCCACCATCAAACTGCGCGCCTCGTGGCTGGTGTGCCGCAAGGAGTGCATCCCTGAAGAGGGCGAGTTCACGCTGCAGCTGCCCATTCAGAGCACCACGGCGCTGAACGGCGACGCGTTCGAGGCAGCGGCCAAAGCCCAGCCCCGCTCCGTGCTGGCAGGTACCAACGGCATCGTGCCCCACAGCCAGGCGCAGATTGCAGATGGCAATCTGCTTCAAGTCAGCGTGCAGGGCCTGCCCGTGGCGCTGCGCGGCAAGACGCTCGACCTGTTCCCCGAAACCGCCGAGGTCATAGACAACGCCGCCGGCTGGAAGCAGGCCTGGAACGGCAGCGTGTGGACCGCGCAGATTCCCCTGTCTGCCCAGCGCAGCGCCAGCCCCAGCCTGATGCCCGTGGTGCTGGCCGAGCAGGCGGCCGCAGGCCATGGCGCCGGCCCCGACACCCGCACCGGCTACCGCGCCGAGCTGAAGGTGCTGGGCACCTGGCCGCAGGGCGCGTCAGCAGCTGCGGTGTCGCCCGCGCTGGAGGCAGCGCTCAAGGCCAACGCGGCGCAGGCAGGCGGCGCGGCAACGTCGGCCGCAGGCTCTGGCGCCTCGTCCCTCACCCTCACTGCCGCGCTGCTGGGCGCCTTGCTTGGCGGGCTCATCCTCAACCTCATGCCCTGCGTGTTCCCGGTGCTGGCGATCAAGGTGGTGGGCTTTACCCAGCACGCGCAAGACCGGCGTGCGCACCGCGTCAGCGGCATCGCCTACACGGCGGGCGTGGTGCTGTCGTTCATCGCCCTGGGCGCGCTCATGCTGGGCCTGCGTGCGGCGGGCGAGGCCGTAGGCTGGGGCTTCCAATTGCAGTCCCCGGCCGTTGTCGCCTCGCTGGCGGCGCTGTTCACGCTGATCGCGCTCAACCTGGCGGGCGTGTTCGAGTTCGGGCATTTCCTGCCGTCCTCGGTGGCCAGCCTGCAGGCGCGCCACCCGGTGGCCGACAGCTTCCTCACCGGCGTGCTGGCCGTGGCCGTGGCCTCGCCCTGCACCGCGCCGTTCATGGGCGCGTCCATGGGCCTCACCGCCACGCTGCCCGCGCCCCAGGCGCTGGCCGTGTTTGCGGCGCTGGGCCTGGGGCTGGCGCTGCCGTACCTGGCGGCCAGCTTGGTGCCCGCCGTGGCGCGCGCCCTGCCCCGCCCCGGCGCGTGGATGGACACCTTCCGCAAGCTCATGGCCTTCCCCATGCTGGCCACCGTGGTCTGGCTGGTGTGGGTGCTGGGCCAGCAAAGCGGCATCGATGGCGCAGGAGCGCTGCTGATCCTGCTGGTGGGGCTGTCGCTGGTGGTGTGGGCCCTGTCGCTGGCCGGGCGTGCGCGGGTATGGATGGCCACGGTGTCCATCGCGGCGATGGCGCTGCTGGTCTGGGCGTTTGCGCCGCACGTCACCAACGTGTCCAACGCGCAAGCCGCCAACACACCGTCCGCGCAAGCCTCGGCCACCGGTTGGCAGCCCTGGGCACCCGGCGCGGCCGATCAGATCGTGGCCAGTGGCCGCCCTGTGTTTGTGGACTTCACCGCCGCCTGGTGCGTGACCTGCCAGTACAACAAGAAGACCACGCTGGCCCACGCTGACGTGCTGGCCGACCTGCAGACCAAGAACGTCGCCCTGCTGCGCGCCGACTGGACGCGCCGCGACCCCGCCATCACGGCCGCCCTGGCATCGCTGGGCCGCAACGGTGTGCCCGTGTACGTGTTCTACCGCCCTGGCAAACCGCCGGTGGTGCTGACCGAGGTGCTCAGCGTGGACGAGGTGCGCGCCACCATTGCCCAGTTGTAG
- a CDS encoding thioredoxin family protein, which produces MKLLRRTLIATAALVALGAQAAATVGQPAPDFTLKDTSGKTVRLSDFKGKHVVLEWTNPGCPFVRKHYDSGNMPATQKDATGQGVVWLSINSTEKASSDYLEPAKLAAWKTERKAAPTAVLMDEEGTVGKNYGARTTPHMYIVNPQGMLVYAGGIDSIPSARPADIEKATNYVKVGLAEALAGKPISAATTAPYGCSIKYKSPA; this is translated from the coding sequence ATGAAGCTGCTTCGCCGTACGTTGATCGCCACCGCCGCCCTCGTCGCCCTGGGCGCCCAGGCCGCTGCCACCGTGGGCCAGCCCGCGCCCGACTTCACGCTCAAGGACACCAGCGGAAAGACCGTGCGCCTGTCGGACTTCAAGGGCAAACATGTGGTGCTGGAGTGGACCAACCCCGGCTGCCCCTTTGTGCGCAAGCACTACGACAGCGGCAACATGCCCGCCACACAGAAGGACGCCACCGGCCAAGGCGTGGTGTGGCTGTCCATCAACTCCACCGAAAAAGCCAGCAGCGACTACCTGGAGCCCGCCAAGCTCGCAGCCTGGAAGACCGAACGTAAAGCCGCCCCCACCGCCGTGCTGATGGATGAAGAAGGCACCGTGGGCAAGAACTACGGCGCGCGCACCACGCCGCACATGTACATCGTCAACCCGCAGGGCATGCTGGTGTACGCAGGCGGCATAGATAGCATCCCCTCGGCCCGCCCGGCCGACATCGAGAAGGCCACCAACTATGTGAAGGTGGGGCTGGCCGAGGCGCTGGCGGGCAAGCCGATCTCGGCAGCGACGACTGCGCCGTATGGGTGCAGCATCAAGTACAAGTCGCCGGCCTGA
- a CDS encoding CoA-binding protein: protein MLHTPDTISTLRHLLTACRTIAVVGLSPQWHRPSYFAAKYMQAHGYRIVPVNPLVARDGGQILGETAYGSVTEAAAALAAQGQKIDMVDCFRKSEDIPPLAEEAVAIGAQCLWLQLGVFNEAAGLRAEAAGLQVIQNRCVKIEHARLFGGLGWMGVNTKVISAKRLRQLPY from the coding sequence ATGCTCCACACCCCCGACACCATCAGCACCCTGCGCCACCTGCTCACCGCCTGCCGCACCATTGCGGTGGTGGGCCTCTCGCCGCAGTGGCACCGCCCCAGCTACTTTGCCGCCAAGTACATGCAGGCGCATGGCTACCGCATCGTGCCGGTCAACCCGCTGGTGGCGCGTGATGGCGGGCAGATCCTGGGCGAGACGGCCTACGGCAGCGTGACCGAGGCGGCCGCCGCCCTGGCCGCGCAGGGCCAAAAGATCGACATGGTGGACTGCTTTCGCAAGAGTGAGGACATCCCGCCGCTGGCCGAGGAGGCCGTCGCCATCGGCGCACAGTGCCTGTGGCTGCAGCTGGGGGTTTTCAACGAGGCCGCAGGCCTCCGTGCTGAAGCGGCCGGGCTGCAAGTCATCCAGAACCGCTGCGTGAAGATCGAACACGCGCGGCTGTTTGGTGGCCTGGGCTGGATGGGCGTGAACACCAAGGTGATCAGCGCCAAGCGCTTGCGGCAGCTGCCTTACTAG
- a CDS encoding O-acetylhomoserine aminocarboxypropyltransferase/cysteine synthase family protein has protein sequence MTEPTSNGADRHFGFGTRAIHAGAQPDPVTGARATPIHQTTSFVFDNAEHASSLFNLQTFGNVYSRISNPTVAVFEERIASLENGRAALACASGMAAQMAALLAILKTGDHIVAASTLYGGTVGQLGVGFGRLGLETTFVDPVDPENFARAMRPNTRAVYGETIGNPLVNVLDIAAVAEVAHAHGVPLIIDNTVASPYLCNPLQLGADIVVHSATKYIGGHGTTMGGVVVEGGKFPWDNGNFPEMVEPSRAYHGVKFYETFGDFGYTMKARMEVNRTFGGVLSPMNAWQLLQGAETLHLRMREHCRNALAVAKFLQSHQQVAWVNYPGLADSPYFDLAQKQFRAVDGAPGASGILTFGVKGGAAAGEKFIDACEFLSHLANIGDAKTLVIHPASTTHRQLNEEELARAGVSADMVRLSVGIEDLDDILWDTDQALGRAAG, from the coding sequence ATGACCGAGCCCACATCCAACGGCGCCGACCGCCACTTCGGCTTTGGCACCCGCGCCATCCACGCCGGGGCCCAGCCCGACCCTGTGACCGGCGCGCGCGCCACGCCCATCCACCAGACAACCAGCTTTGTGTTCGACAACGCCGAGCACGCGAGCAGCCTGTTCAACCTGCAGACCTTTGGCAACGTCTACAGCCGCATCAGCAACCCCACGGTGGCAGTGTTCGAGGAGCGCATCGCCAGCCTCGAAAACGGCCGCGCCGCGCTCGCCTGCGCCAGCGGCATGGCCGCGCAGATGGCGGCGCTGCTGGCCATTTTGAAAACCGGCGACCACATCGTGGCGGCCAGCACACTCTATGGCGGCACGGTGGGGCAGCTGGGCGTGGGCTTTGGCCGCTTGGGGCTAGAGACCACGTTTGTGGACCCGGTCGACCCCGAAAACTTTGCGCGCGCCATGCGTCCCAACACCCGCGCCGTGTATGGCGAGACCATCGGCAACCCACTGGTCAACGTGCTCGACATCGCAGCCGTGGCCGAGGTGGCGCATGCGCATGGCGTGCCGCTCATCATCGACAACACGGTGGCCAGCCCCTACCTGTGCAACCCCTTGCAGTTGGGCGCCGACATCGTGGTGCACAGCGCCACCAAGTACATCGGCGGCCACGGCACGACCATGGGCGGCGTGGTGGTGGAAGGCGGCAAGTTCCCGTGGGACAACGGCAACTTCCCCGAGATGGTGGAGCCCAGCCGCGCCTACCACGGCGTGAAGTTCTACGAGACCTTTGGCGACTTCGGCTACACCATGAAGGCGCGCATGGAGGTCAACCGCACCTTCGGCGGCGTGCTCTCGCCCATGAACGCGTGGCAGCTGCTGCAGGGCGCCGAGACGCTGCACCTGCGCATGCGCGAGCACTGCCGCAATGCGCTGGCCGTAGCGAAGTTCTTGCAGAGCCACCAGCAGGTGGCCTGGGTCAACTATCCCGGGTTGGCGGATTCGCCGTACTTCGACCTGGCGCAAAAGCAGTTCCGCGCGGTGGACGGCGCGCCGGGGGCCTCGGGCATCCTCACGTTTGGCGTGAAGGGGGGCGCTGCGGCGGGCGAGAAGTTCATCGACGCCTGCGAGTTTTTGAGCCACCTGGCCAACATCGGCGACGCGAAGACGCTGGTGATTCACCCCGCATCGACCACACACCGGCAGCTGAACGAAGAAGAGCTGGCCCGCGCGGGGGTGAGCGCGGACATGGTGCGGTTGTCGGTGGGGATTGAAGACCTAGACGACATCCTGTGGGACACCGACCAGGCGCTGGGGCGCGCAGCGGGCTGA
- a CDS encoding IclR family transcriptional regulator produces the protein MPTTIPDLPPADDEDTPRSPRGIQSVEVGGQLLKVLARTGRRMALKDLARAADMTAAKAHPYLVSFGKLGLIEQDAVSGHYGLGPLAMQLGLISLQQVDPVRLAIAELPALAQRIGYTVSASVWGDNGPTIIRVEEGPTAVYVAMRHGTTASVRHTATGKVFAAFGPRERAAAALAAEGFAGALDEPAFAAELEAVRQHQISEVTDQLLPGISALATPVFDGFGQLVLCIAVIGPSATLQTGPASPAAQHLREAARSLSQRLGAPVGPV, from the coding sequence ATGCCCACCACGATCCCCGACCTGCCCCCCGCCGACGACGAAGACACGCCCCGCAGCCCGCGCGGCATCCAGAGCGTGGAGGTGGGCGGCCAGCTGCTGAAGGTGCTGGCGCGCACCGGCCGGCGCATGGCGCTCAAGGACCTGGCCCGCGCGGCGGACATGACGGCCGCCAAGGCCCACCCCTACCTGGTGAGCTTTGGCAAGCTGGGCCTCATCGAGCAGGACGCTGTGAGCGGCCACTACGGCCTGGGCCCCTTGGCCATGCAACTGGGCCTGATCAGCCTGCAGCAGGTGGACCCGGTGCGCCTGGCCATTGCCGAGCTGCCCGCGCTGGCCCAGCGCATCGGCTACACCGTGTCGGCCTCGGTCTGGGGCGACAACGGCCCCACCATCATTCGGGTGGAAGAGGGGCCCACCGCCGTGTATGTGGCCATGCGCCACGGCACCACGGCCTCGGTGCGGCACACGGCCACGGGCAAGGTGTTTGCGGCGTTCGGCCCGCGCGAGCGCGCTGCCGCCGCGCTGGCCGCCGAAGGGTTTGCAGGCGCGCTGGATGAGCCCGCATTTGCGGCCGAACTGGAGGCCGTGCGCCAGCACCAGATCAGCGAGGTGACCGACCAGCTCCTGCCCGGCATCAGCGCGCTGGCCACGCCGGTGTTCGACGGGTTCGGGCAGCTGGTGCTGTGCATCGCCGTGATCGGGCCGAGTGCCACGCTGCAGACGGGGCCTGCGAGCCCGGCGGCGCAGCATCTGCGGGAAGCGGCGCGGAGTTTGTCGCAGCGCTTGGGGGCGCCGGTCGGCCCCGTGTAG
- a CDS encoding MBL fold metallo-hydrolase, whose protein sequence is MSTVKTFASAADLEVKKVSFDKLSDHAYAYTAEGDPNTGIIIGDDAVMVIDTQATPVMAQDVIRRIREVTDKPIKYVLLSHYHAVRVLGASAYGAEHIIASEDTRDLIVERGQFDKDSEIGRFPRLFQNVESVPDGLTWPTMTFNQKMTLWLGKLEVQILQLGRGHTKGDTVAWLPQEKILFSGDLVEFDATPYAGDAYFQDWPQTLDNIAALKPEKLVPGRGAALQTPEQVQAGLAGTRAFISDLYDSVKASAAKGEDLRKVYEATFAKLQPKYGHWVIFNHCMPFDVTRAYDEATQYPDPRIWTAERDVQMWKSLEG, encoded by the coding sequence ATGAGCACCGTCAAAACCTTTGCCTCCGCCGCCGACCTCGAAGTGAAGAAGGTGAGCTTCGACAAGCTCTCCGACCACGCCTATGCCTACACGGCCGAGGGCGACCCCAACACCGGCATCATCATTGGCGACGACGCGGTGATGGTCATCGACACCCAGGCCACGCCCGTGATGGCGCAGGACGTGATCCGCCGCATCCGCGAGGTGACGGACAAGCCCATCAAGTACGTGCTGCTGAGCCACTACCACGCCGTGCGCGTGCTCGGTGCCAGCGCTTACGGCGCCGAGCACATCATTGCCAGCGAAGACACGCGCGATTTGATCGTGGAGCGCGGCCAGTTCGACAAGGACAGCGAGATCGGCCGCTTTCCGCGCCTGTTCCAGAACGTGGAGAGCGTGCCCGACGGCCTGACCTGGCCGACCATGACCTTCAACCAAAAGATGACGCTGTGGCTGGGCAAGCTGGAGGTGCAGATCCTGCAACTGGGCCGGGGCCACACCAAGGGCGACACGGTGGCCTGGCTGCCGCAAGAAAAGATCCTCTTCAGCGGCGACCTGGTGGAGTTCGACGCCACGCCGTATGCGGGCGATGCGTACTTCCAGGACTGGCCCCAGACGCTGGACAACATTGCTGCCCTGAAGCCCGAAAAGCTCGTGCCCGGCCGGGGCGCCGCGCTGCAGACGCCCGAGCAGGTGCAGGCCGGCCTGGCGGGCACGCGCGCCTTCATCAGCGACCTGTACGACAGCGTGAAGGCCAGTGCGGCCAAAGGCGAAGACCTGCGCAAGGTGTACGAGGCCACGTTTGCCAAGCTGCAGCCCAAGTACGGCCACTGGGTCATCTTCAACCACTGCATGCCGTTTGACGTGACCCGTGCCTACGACGAGGCCACGCAGTACCCGGACCCACGCATCTGGACGGCCGAGCGCGACGTGCAGATGTGGAAATCGCTGGAAGGCTGA
- a CDS encoding FAD-dependent oxidoreductase: MNPRDIPPEAFHASGAEVQAIDFGYVRSPDQDRAMPAQHPIVVIGAGPVGLSLAIDLAQRGQRVVVLDNDHKLSIGSRAICFAKRTLEIWDRLGVGQRMVDKGVSWNLGKVFLKEEQLYEFNLLPEEGHERPAFINLQQYYAEAYLVERALQLPGIDIRWHNKVTAVAARDNGALLSVETPDGAYQIDAQWLVACDGSRSPTRQMLGLESKGRIFQDRFLIADVKLQGDADFPTERWFWFDPPFHPHQSVLLHRQPDNVWRIDFQLGWDADPEEEKKPENIIPRVQALLGAEAQFELDWASVYTFACLRMDQFVHGRVIFAGDSAHGVSPFGARGANSGVQDAENLAWKLDWVLQGRASPALVATYGPEREYAADENLCNSTRATDFITPKSEVSRLFRDAALHLAREHAFARRIVNSGRLSVPATLHASPLNTPDTDAFAGTQVPGAVLLDAPLTKQGQPTWLLRELGPDFTLLVFGPAPAWARDLPGVTVLQIGIDVIDHQALAAQRLDALPRTVYLVRPDQHVCARWRTPTEAAVRSALARAAAA; the protein is encoded by the coding sequence ATGAACCCCAGAGACATTCCCCCCGAGGCCTTCCACGCCAGCGGTGCCGAGGTGCAGGCCATCGATTTTGGTTATGTGCGCTCGCCCGATCAGGACCGCGCCATGCCTGCGCAGCACCCCATCGTGGTCATTGGCGCGGGCCCTGTGGGCCTGTCGCTCGCGATTGACCTGGCGCAGCGCGGGCAGCGTGTGGTGGTGCTGGACAACGACCACAAGCTCTCCATCGGCTCGCGTGCCATCTGTTTTGCCAAGCGCACGCTCGAAATCTGGGACCGCCTGGGCGTGGGCCAGCGCATGGTGGACAAGGGCGTGTCGTGGAACCTGGGCAAGGTGTTTTTGAAGGAAGAGCAGCTGTATGAATTCAACCTGCTGCCCGAGGAGGGCCACGAGCGCCCCGCCTTCATCAACCTGCAGCAGTACTACGCCGAGGCCTACCTGGTGGAGCGTGCGCTGCAGTTGCCGGGTATCGACATCCGCTGGCACAACAAGGTCACTGCCGTGGCCGCGCGGGACAACGGTGCACTGCTGAGCGTTGAGACACCGGATGGCGCGTACCAGATCGATGCGCAGTGGCTGGTGGCCTGCGACGGTTCACGCTCACCCACGCGGCAGATGCTGGGGCTCGAAAGCAAGGGCCGCATCTTCCAGGACCGGTTCCTGATCGCCGATGTCAAGCTGCAGGGCGACGCGGACTTCCCCACCGAGCGCTGGTTCTGGTTTGACCCGCCCTTCCACCCCCACCAGAGCGTGCTGCTGCACCGCCAGCCCGACAACGTGTGGCGCATCGACTTCCAGCTGGGCTGGGACGCCGACCCCGAGGAAGAAAAGAAGCCCGAGAACATCATCCCGCGCGTGCAAGCGCTGCTGGGCGCGGAGGCGCAGTTTGAGCTGGACTGGGCGAGCGTCTACACCTTTGCCTGTCTGCGCATGGACCAGTTCGTGCACGGCCGCGTCATCTTTGCGGGTGACAGCGCGCATGGGGTGTCGCCCTTTGGTGCACGCGGTGCCAACAGCGGCGTGCAGGACGCCGAGAACCTGGCCTGGAAGCTGGACTGGGTGCTCCAGGGCCGCGCCAGTCCCGCGCTGGTAGCCACCTATGGGCCAGAGCGCGAATACGCCGCCGACGAGAACCTGTGCAACTCCACCCGCGCCACCGACTTCATCACGCCCAAGAGCGAGGTGAGCCGCCTGTTCCGCGACGCCGCGCTGCACCTGGCGCGTGAACATGCGTTTGCAAGGCGCATCGTCAACAGCGGGCGTCTGTCGGTGCCCGCGACGCTGCATGCATCGCCATTGAACACGCCCGACACCGATGCGTTTGCGGGCACGCAGGTGCCCGGCGCCGTGCTGCTGGATGCGCCCTTGACGAAGCAAGGCCAGCCCACCTGGCTGCTGCGCGAGCTGGGACCGGACTTCACGCTGCTGGTGTTTGGCCCGGCCCCTGCGTGGGCCCGTGACCTGCCCGGTGTGACGGTACTGCAGATCGGCATCGACGTGATCGACCACCAGGCGCTGGCCGCCCAGCGGCTGGATGCGCTGCCGCGCACCGTGTACCTGGTGCGGCCCGACCAGCATGTGTGCGCACGCTGGCGCACACCCACCGAAGCGGCCGTGCGGAGCGCACTGGCGCGTGCCGCAGCCGCCTGA
- a CDS encoding DUF2783 domain-containing protein, which translates to MLNTQPNLLACDDFYEALIAAHQGLSTPESHAMNARLVLLLANHIGDQATLQHALQLARGSVVPTADRRTTPAITPVVPTHAVAA; encoded by the coding sequence ATGCTCAACACCCAACCGAATCTGCTGGCCTGCGACGATTTTTATGAAGCGCTGATTGCGGCGCATCAGGGCCTGTCCACGCCCGAGAGCCACGCCATGAACGCACGCCTGGTGCTGCTGCTGGCCAACCACATCGGCGACCAGGCCACGCTGCAGCACGCGCTGCAACTGGCGCGCGGCAGTGTCGTGCCCACGGCCGACCGGCGCACCACCCCGGCCATCACGCCGGTGGTGCCCACCCACGCGGTGGCGGCCTAG
- a CDS encoding tripartite tricarboxylate transporter substrate binding protein: protein MQRKHFLATLAGLALATTLPLAHAQDSKPLEWVVGYAAGGGSDIVARTIAESMSATLGRTIIINNKPGAGTNIAAEYSARNKDYGNLMFSADFATLAANPFLFSKLSYNAEKDFQPVGLLVRFPMFLVVSNSVPAKNLKEFMAWAKGMPDGVNWASAGPGSPHHLVGELFREQSGLKLTHVPYRGAAPAIQDVIGGQVSAMWIDSATVYPFLAGNKVRAIGVASPQRVATMPDVPTISEQGLQGFEGFAWQGLVVPTGAPADVVASFSKALQTALADTRTKARLQALGVEPMPGTAAQMGSFARTEREKWGRVITKVGVKLD from the coding sequence ATGCAGCGCAAACATTTCCTCGCCACCCTCGCGGGTCTGGCCCTGGCCACCACCCTGCCCCTGGCCCACGCCCAGGACTCCAAGCCGCTCGAATGGGTGGTGGGCTACGCCGCAGGCGGCGGCTCGGACATCGTGGCGCGCACCATTGCCGAGTCGATGTCGGCCACGCTGGGCCGCACCATCATCATCAACAACAAGCCTGGCGCGGGCACCAACATTGCCGCCGAGTACAGCGCACGCAACAAGGACTACGGCAACCTGATGTTCTCGGCCGACTTCGCCACGCTGGCGGCCAACCCGTTTTTGTTCAGCAAGCTGAGCTACAACGCCGAAAAAGACTTCCAGCCCGTGGGCCTGCTGGTGCGCTTTCCGATGTTCCTGGTGGTGTCCAACAGCGTACCCGCCAAGAACCTCAAGGAGTTCATGGCCTGGGCCAAGGGCATGCCCGATGGGGTGAACTGGGCATCGGCCGGCCCGGGCAGCCCGCACCACCTGGTGGGCGAGCTGTTTCGCGAGCAGAGCGGGCTCAAGCTCACGCACGTGCCGTATCGCGGCGCAGCCCCGGCCATTCAGGACGTGATTGGCGGCCAGGTGTCCGCGATGTGGATCGACAGCGCCACGGTGTACCCGTTCCTCGCGGGCAACAAGGTGCGCGCCATTGGCGTCGCCAGCCCGCAGCGCGTGGCGACCATGCCCGATGTGCCCACGATTTCCGAACAAGGCCTGCAGGGGTTTGAAGGCTTTGCGTGGCAAGGCCTGGTGGTGCCCACCGGCGCACCGGCCGATGTGGTGGCCAGCTTCAGCAAGGCACTGCAGACGGCCCTGGCCGACACGCGCACCAAGGCGCGCCTGCAGGCCCTGGGGGTGGAGCCCATGCCCGGCACCGCTGCCCAGATGGGCAGCTTTGCACGCACCGAGCGGGAGAAGTGGGGGCGCGTCATCACCAAGGTGGGCGTAAAACTCGACTAA
- a CDS encoding DUF2062 domain-containing protein: MMQPLCRLRRWLRALEPRARQLLDRSWLAQFQPWLEQRALFRFQRQPLARGVAAGMFCGLIPGPLQIPGTLLVCAWLRGNVVAGGVATFYTNPLTTVPLYVMAFYLGALVMPGAQTLPAWSSVAPGGEFTVQALGTWMQALGTPLLIGLPTLGLLLAVLGYLTVQLLWLAPALHRKRRLARSR; encoded by the coding sequence ATGATGCAGCCGCTGTGTCGCCTGCGCCGCTGGCTGCGGGCCCTGGAACCCCGGGCCCGGCAGCTGCTGGACCGCAGCTGGCTGGCGCAGTTCCAGCCCTGGCTGGAGCAGCGCGCGCTGTTCCGCTTTCAGCGCCAGCCGCTGGCGCGCGGGGTGGCGGCAGGCATGTTCTGCGGCCTGATCCCCGGGCCGCTGCAGATCCCGGGCACGCTGCTGGTATGCGCCTGGCTGCGCGGCAACGTGGTGGCCGGGGGCGTGGCCACCTTCTATACCAACCCGCTCACCACCGTGCCGCTGTATGTGATGGCCTTCTACCTCGGGGCGCTGGTGATGCCTGGCGCGCAGACGCTGCCCGCCTGGAGCAGCGTGGCGCCGGGCGGGGAGTTCACGGTGCAGGCCCTGGGCACCTGGATGCAGGCGCTGGGCACGCCGCTGCTGATCGGGCTGCCCACGCTGGGCCTGCTGCTGGCGGTGCTGGGCTATCTGACGGTGCAGCTGCTGTGGCTCGCGCCCGCCTTGCACCGCAAGCGAAGGCTGGCGCGCAGCCGCTGA